One Sphingomonas endolithica DNA segment encodes these proteins:
- a CDS encoding amidohydrolase family protein, whose product MKALFLSLTALGAALAAPVSAQTVAITGGTVAIGDGSQPIERGTVVMRDGRIVAAGAGIAVPAGATVIDATGKWVAAGMVAGFTNLGLVDAEGVSESNDASASTSPFNASIDIAPAINPQAVEIGNERAGGITRAIVSPSTGQSIFAGRGAVIDLGADANPITRARAFQYVELGEDGAQEAGGSRPAAYAMLHDALAQAQDYRRNPAAFGGREKESLLKRADAQALLPVLDGTMPLFVHVERASDIRSVLALKQQYPALKLVLVGVREGWMVAPEIAAARVGVIAAALADLPASFEALGATESNVGRMTAAGVPVAISTVGANTAPGEHVLKQYAGNLVAIARVPGATGLNWGQAFATVSSRPAQALGMDGEIGSLRPGRRADVVIWDGDPLELSSAPLAVYIDGLAQPMRSRQIELRDRYSVPQEGALPKAYSR is encoded by the coding sequence CTGTTCCTCTCGCTCACCGCGCTCGGCGCCGCGCTTGCCGCGCCGGTGAGTGCACAGACCGTTGCCATCACCGGCGGCACCGTGGCGATCGGTGACGGTTCGCAGCCGATCGAGCGCGGCACCGTGGTGATGCGCGACGGCCGCATCGTCGCGGCAGGCGCCGGCATTGCCGTACCGGCGGGTGCGACGGTGATCGACGCCACCGGCAAGTGGGTCGCGGCGGGCATGGTCGCCGGCTTCACCAATCTGGGGCTGGTCGATGCCGAGGGCGTCAGCGAGAGCAACGATGCCAGCGCCAGCACCTCGCCGTTCAACGCCTCGATCGACATCGCGCCGGCGATCAACCCGCAGGCGGTGGAGATCGGCAACGAACGCGCCGGGGGGATCACGCGCGCGATCGTGTCGCCTTCGACCGGCCAGTCGATCTTTGCCGGGCGTGGTGCGGTGATCGATCTCGGCGCCGATGCTAATCCGATCACCCGCGCACGCGCTTTCCAATATGTCGAGCTTGGTGAGGACGGCGCGCAGGAAGCCGGCGGCAGCCGCCCGGCGGCCTATGCCATGCTGCACGATGCGCTGGCGCAGGCGCAGGATTATCGGCGCAACCCGGCGGCCTTCGGCGGACGAGAGAAAGAATCGCTGTTGAAGCGCGCCGACGCACAGGCATTGCTGCCGGTGCTCGACGGCACGATGCCGCTGTTCGTCCATGTCGAGCGCGCCAGCGACATCCGCTCGGTACTGGCGCTCAAGCAGCAATATCCGGCGCTCAAGCTGGTGCTGGTCGGGGTCCGCGAAGGCTGGATGGTGGCGCCCGAGATCGCCGCGGCCCGCGTCGGCGTCATCGCCGCGGCCTTGGCCGATCTGCCGGCAAGCTTCGAGGCGCTGGGCGCGACCGAGTCGAACGTCGGCCGGATGACCGCGGCGGGCGTGCCCGTGGCGATTTCGACCGTCGGCGCCAACACGGCGCCCGGCGAGCATGTGCTGAAGCAATATGCCGGGAATCTGGTGGCGATCGCGCGCGTGCCGGGTGCCACTGGGCTGAATTGGGGCCAGGCTTTCGCGACCGTCTCGTCCAGGCCGGCACAGGCGCTGGGCATGGACGGGGAGATCGGCTCGCTGCGCCCCGGCCGCCGTGCCGATGTGGTGATCTGGGACGGCGACCCGCTCGAACTCTCCTCTGCGCCGCTCGCCGTCTATATCGATGGCCTGGCGCAGCCGATGCGCTCGCGCCAGATCGAGCTGCGCGATCGCTATAGCGTACCGCAGGAAGGCGCGTTGCCGAAGGCGTATAGCCGGTAG